ACCGCCAGGAACTCGGCGAAACCCCCGCTGACGAACCGGAGAAAGTCTACGGCCGAACGCTCGAGACGACGCTCGGCGAACTCAACAACAACGCGAGCGAGAACAACACGAAGCTCACCTTCAAGATCAACGACGTGGGCAGCGACAGCGCGTACACGGAGTTCGTCGAACACTCCCTGACCCGCGACTACCTGCGCTCGCTGGTCCGTCGCGGTGCCTCGAAGATCGAGGCCTACGTCACCGTCCTCACGACGGACGACTACCGCGTCCAGATCCAGCCCGTCGCCTTCACGACCAAGAAGGCCGACGCGAGCCAGGAGAAGGCCATCCGCGAGCAGATGGTCCGGATGATCGAGGAGGCCGCCGAGGAGCGCTCCTTCGAGGAACTCACCGACAGCGTCGTCGAAGGTCGTCTCTCCTCCGCCATCTACGGCGAGGCCAAGACGATCTACCCGCTGCGCCGCGTCGAGATCCAGAAGACGACCCTCGAGGCCCACCCCGAGGAAGTCGCCGAGGAGGAAGCGACCGCGGTCGACGTCGACGAAGAAGACGTCTCCGCGGACTGATCGCGAGCCGCGAGCGCAGTCGATACTCGCTACGATCGTTATTTTAACTGAAAAAGTCGCCAGATACCCGTCGGCTCACGGCGCTGTCGTTCCCACGGCGACGGGATCGGTGGCACCGCACTATCCGCGACGAGCGAACGGTCTCTGCCGTGAGCAAACGGGATCGGTCACGTCGTCGGGTGTTGAACCCGCATTTCGCCTCTCCCGCTGTTACCGTCGAGTGACCAGCCGCTTGATCCGGTCGAGCAGTCCGTCGGTCGTCGAGCTGTCCTGCGTGTCGTTCTCCGCCTCTGATTCGGACATCGGTGGCAATTCCCACACCTTTTATTTAAAACTAGATGATTGTTATAAGTACATTAATTACATGTGTCTGTATGTTCGATACAACTGCAGAGGATGGCCCGTTCGCGGTTCTCGCGGTTGATATAGAATTGAACAGTGATGAACGGCCGCCACCTATTTATGCTTCTGTTCTCGTGTAGAATTAATCGTGCAAACCGATATCGACAGGGCGAACGGAGGGTCGGAGCATTGTAGTCGGTCTGTGATAAAAACCGACGAGGGGAAATCTCGAGCGAGAGACGGTGCACCGCGCGATCCCGACTCGCTCTCCGGGAGACCGGCGTCGTTCCGTCGCGATGACAGTCGAACGTTCGAGGACGCGTCCCACCGCTAACAGTGGTATGAATCGACATGACAGTGGCAAACGGTCGGCACCGACCGGCGGGAATTCGGTAGACGACGTCCTCGACGCGCTGCTCGAGGCCCTCAGATCGGACCAGGGCGGTGCCCGAACCGAAGCTCTCAAACGGGCACTCGAAGACGAGTCCCGCTCACAAGGTGCAGATCCACAACG
This portion of the Natrinema salinisoli genome encodes:
- a CDS encoding 30S ribosomal protein S3ae, producing the protein MSERSVSRAKQEKRWYTVLAPEQFDRQELGETPADEPEKVYGRTLETTLGELNNNASENNTKLTFKINDVGSDSAYTEFVEHSLTRDYLRSLVRRGASKIEAYVTVLTTDDYRVQIQPVAFTTKKADASQEKAIREQMVRMIEEAAEERSFEELTDSVVEGRLSSAIYGEAKTIYPLRRVEIQKTTLEAHPEEVAEEEATAVDVDEEDVSAD